ACAAAGACTACCGTTACTTCGAAGTTGAGAGCAGTGTAAAAGAACTGAACCCGGATATCTCTGAATAATCCGGGCGGACCGCTCCGGCTTACTGGTGGAAGGGTTCGAAGTTGAGGAAATCCGCGTGGTGAACGATAATGGCTTCCACCGTGCGCTTGGCGAAATTGCCTTCCTTTGAATGGGAACCGATAATGTGCACCACTTCGTCCGGGAGTCCATGCTTGGCCGCCATGGCCGCTCCGCTGATGGGATGGCGCAAATACTGGCCCATCTCGCTTTTGACCACCTTTCCGTCCCGGCGGTCGTACTCCATCAGCTTGGCCACATCATGCAGCAGCGCGCCGGCCAACAGAATGTCCATGTCGATTTTGAGTCCGTCATAGTATCCATCCAACTCTTTGGCAATCACCAGGGCGGTGCGGGTGACGTTGTTGGTGTGCTGAACCAGGTCGACATCCGTGTCCGCAATCAGCAGGGTGAAGGGGACATCCTTGAGTTCCTCGACTTCCCACCCTCCCCGGCGGATCGATTCGGCCCAGGTCTGGACCACTTTCTCGCGCAGCTCCTTTTTCGAAATTTTATGCAGGTCCAGGAAAATCGTTTCAATCTTTCTGTGGTTCATTCGCTTCTCCTGATACTGATTTCCGCCCTATTCTACGCCAGGCGAACGCTTTTGTAAACGCTTTGTTTCCGCCTCCCAATCAGCCAGGAAAAGTTTTCCCGCTTCCCCCACGATACATGAGCGATGCTCCAGCCAATCTCCGCAGTTGGCATACACATGATTGCCTTCACGCACCAGCAGCGGTTCATGCACATGCCCCAGCACCACCCCGTCAAAACCGTTTGAAAAGTACCTTCGCGCGGCCGCCAGGTAATCCTTGGCCCATGCCTCATGATCAATGCTGAGGTGGCGACGGCTCCCCCGTGATGTGACCTTGGCCAGGGCCATGCCCCAGTCCGCCGGCAACAGGTGACGGAAAAGCGCCTGTGATAACGGATTGTGCAGGATCTTTTTTAAAACTCGGTAACCGCGATCATGGGCGGCCAGGCCGTCACCATGGGCCAGGAAAAACCGCTTCCCCCCGAAATCAAGCACCATGTTCTCACCGGGAAGTTCCAGTCCCACCTGCCGGGAAAGAAAGTCGCCGGGCGCGAAATCGTGGTTTCCCGGTAAAAACACAACCCGCCAACCGGCATCAACCAGGCGGCGCAATTGATAGAGAATGTCGAAAACCCCCTTGGGCACAACATGGCGCCATTCAAACCAGAAGTCAAACAGGTCTCCGAGAATAAACAAGTCGCCGCTGCGATTCTCGAGGTATTGAAGAAAACAGAGGAAATCGCGACGGCCGGGTTCTGCGGCGGGATCGCCGGCATGGATGTCGGAAACCAGATAAATGCGCCCCATCGCCTGATTGTAGGCGAATCAATCCGGCGAAGTCAACGAAGCACTCAATCAGCCGTTGATCTTGCGCAGGGTTTCTTCAGCGTTCTCCTGGCTGTTGAGCTTGACAAAAATTTCCGGCCAGCGCTCCTGCGCGTCCAGGATGAAATCGATCACTTCGCGCACCGCCCCCCGTCCACCGTAACGCTTGGCGATAAAATGGGAAATGCGCTTGATCAGGGGATGGGCGTCTCCAACCGCCGCGGAAAACCCCACCATGCCCATTACTTCCGCATCACCGATATCGTCACCGATATAGGCCACCTCTTCCTTTGACAAGTCGTACTTCTCCAACAACTCGTTGAAAGGCATGGTCTTGTTATGAACGCCTTCGTAATATTCGTTGATGCCCAGTTCCTCCACGCGGCGGCGCACGGCCTCACTGCGTTTGCCCGTGATAATGGCCGTAATAATGCCGGCCAGGCCCGCAAACACAATGCCCGTGCCGTCTTTGACATCAAAGGACTTGACCTGCTGCCCATCGGGAAGCACAAAAAAACGTCCGTCCGACAATGTCCCGTCCACGTCAATCACGATCATCCTGATCCGCCTGGCCAATTCCTTTTGATCCATGTTCATATTAAAACATCTCCGTACGCCACAAGTCATGCAGGTGCAGCAATCCCGCAAGGCGTCCTCCACGGGTTACCACCAGGGAAGTAATGCGATGGTCTTCCATTTCTTTCAGGGCCTCCACCGCCAGGCGATCTTCCGTTACCTGGAGGGGGTTTGGCGTCATGCAATCAACCGCCCGGCGCTGCAGCAGCCCGGGATCCCGCAACAGGTTGCGGCGCAAGTCACCATCCGTAATCACGCCCACTACCAGATCATTTTCATCCGCCACCACGGCAACACCGAAACGTTTCTGATCGATTTCCCGGATCACCGACTCCATGGGATCGTGCGGCCGCACCCGCGGCGCGGCTTCTCCCGAATGCATGAGATGCGCCACCTTGAGTAACTTCTTGCCGATAGACCCCCCGGGATGGTTGAAGCGAAAGTTTTCTTCCCGGAAACCCTTTTTTTCCATCAGGGCAATAGCCAGGGCATCACCCATGGCCAACGTCAAGGTCGTGGAAGTAGTGGGAACAAGTCCGATGGGGCAGGCTTCGTTCTCCACGCTGCAATCGATAAAGCAGTCGCTTTCACGTGCCAGGGTGGATTCCTCGCGTCCCACCAGGGCGATGAGCTTCACCCCGATCCGGCGGATCAGATTGATCAGGCGCACCACTTCCAGGGTTTCCCCGCTGGTTGAAAGGGCCACAACAATGTCATCTTCCATAATAATGCCGATATCCCCGTGCAAAGCCTCGGAAGGATGAAGAAATACCGCCGGTGTCCCCGTGGAAGTCAGTGTGGCGGCGATCTTTTTGCCGACCAACCCGGATTTTCCCATTCCGGTGATTACCACCCGCCCGCGGGCGCCGAACACCAGGTCCACCGCCTCCGTGAACCGCGAATCCAACCGCTGCACGGCCAATTCAATGGCTTTCGATTCAGTCCGAAGTACATGACGGGCGATTTCCAAACAATCCATCAGGTCACCCCATGCAACTTGCGCAAGCGAATCAGTAGTTTCCCCAAATCCTTGAGGGAGAGCGAATTGGCCCCATCTGAAAGAGCTTTTTGCGGATGGGGATGAACTTCCAGGAACACGCCGTCCGCGCCGCACACCACGCCTGCGGCCGCGATATGGGGAATAAATTGAGGCTGCCCGCCGGACACGTTGCCTTCCGCCGGGCGTTGCACCGCGTGGGTGGCGTCGATGACGACGGGCACCTCCAGGGACTTCATAATGGGGATGGAACGAAAATCCACCACCAGGTCATGGTAGCCGAAAAAGGAGCCCCGTTCGGTCAACATCACGCGCCGGTTGCCCGTGGAATGAATCTTTTCCACCACCCGGGCCATATCCCCGGGAGCCATGAATTGCCCTTTTTTTACATTTACGGGCAGCCCCGTATCGCCTGCCGCCAGCAGCAGGTCGGTCTGGCGGCAAAGAAAAGCGGGAATCTGCAAGGCATCCAACACTTTGCCGGCCGATTCGGCCTGGGCGGGTTCATGGATATCTGAAATCACCGGCAATCCGGTTTCCTCCCGGACTGCGCGCAGCACCTCAAGGCCTTCGCGCAAACCAGGACCACGAAAAGATGTGAGAGAGGATCGATTGGCCTTGTCAAACGATGCTTTAAACACGACGCCCAGATCCAACTCATCCGCCAATTTGCGGATCTGCCGGGCGATTTCAATGGTTCCCGAGCGCCCTTCGATCACACATGGGCCCAGAATGAAAAACGGGGGGTTTGCCGTGATGTCCAGATTCCCAACGGAAAACCCGCGTTGCATGCCGCCATTCTACCACAAAGGTGCTGCAGGAAAAAGAGTTGATCTACAAACCGCGTCATCTGTATAGATCAATCTTCCAGATCGTCTTCGGTCGCATTCAGGTTTTCCAAATCGCCCATGCTCATCAACACTTCCCGCTGGCTGCGGCTGTTTGGCGGTGAAACCACTTCCCGCGCCTCTAATTGATCGATCAGGCGGCCGGCACGGGCATACCCGATGCGCATGCGCCGCTGCAGGAATGAAGCGGAGGCCTGGCCGGTTTCAATCACGATGGCCGCGGCTTCATTAAACAACTCGTCCAGGTCGCTTTCCCCCGCGCCTCCAGGGGATGTTGAGCGCGGCTTGACCACCTGGGTATCGTACCTGGGTTTCTCTTTCTTGGCCAGGAAGTTAATGACCCGCATGGCTTCCTCTTCGGAAACATAGGCGCCGTGAAGGCGGATCAAACTGGCCGTTTTCGGGGGAAGAAACAACATGTCGCCGTTGCCGAGCAGCTTCTCCGCACCCATAACGTCGACAATGGTTCGGGAATCGAACTTGGAGGGAACGGCCATGGCGATCCGGGAAGGAAAATTGTTCTTTATCGTGCCGGTGATTACGTCCGTGGAGGGCCGCTGGGTCGCCAGAATCAAGTGGATCCCAACCGCCCTGGCCTTCTGGGCGATCCGGGCCACGTCGTCCTCGATCTCCCGGGAGCTTTCCAGCATGAGGTCGGCAAACTCATCAATGATAATGACCACGTAGGGAATGCGCTCCGTATCTTCGAGACGATCAAGCAGTTCGTCGCCACTCTGGATCAAGAGGTCCAGTTTCTTGTTGTACTGATCGATGTTGCGTACCTGGAGACGGGCGATCTTCTGGTAACGCTGCTCCATCTCCCATACCGCCCAGTCCAGTGCGTTCTTGGCCAATTTGTTGTTGACCACAACCGGAGTCAACAGGTGGGGCAAGCGGTTGTAAATGGCCAACTCCACTCTTTTGGGATCGATGAGTACAAATTTCACATCCGCGGGAGGCGCTTTGTACAGGATACTGAGGATAATGGAGTGAATGGCCACACTTTTGCCGCTTCCCGTGGCACCGGCCACGATCAGATGCGGCATCTCGCGCAAATCCGTGATAAAGATCTCTCCGCTTTTGGTTTTGCCCAATGCCAGGGTGAGCGGCGAACTGGAGCGCCGGTATTCGTCGGATTCAAGAATTTCACGCAAGTGAATGATTTCCCGTTTGCGATTGGGAATCTCGATGCCGATGGCCCGTTTGCCGAGGATGCGTTCGATACGCACGTATTGCGCTTTGACCGCCAGGGCCAGGTCCTCCGACAGGTTGGTGACGTCTTTGACCTTCACTCCGCTGTCCGGTTCAAACTCGTAGGTGGTAATCACCGGTCCGGGGGTGTACTCACGGATATTGCCCTGGATGCGGAATTCCTCCAAAGCCGCCGTCAGTTCATCCCGTTTGCGGTCAAGCTCCTTAAAATCGATCTGGCTCTGTTCCGTAACCGCATCCAGGTAGGTTAGTGGCGGAGCCGTATAGGCCGAACTCTGCATCAAGCCGGTTTCTTCATCCGCAAACAGGAAGCTCTCTTCCGGAAGGCGGCTGGGCTCCCTGGCAATGCGCCTGGCTTCCGCCGCTTTGGGCGCGGGTCCGGCTTTTTCCTTAGCGGGTTTGTTTCTTGTTTTCCCGGAAGGCGGTTGAGTTTCCCGGCGGTACTTGGCACGCACCTTTTGGGCGCTGCGTCGCTTTAAAAAAACCTTCCTGGCCTCCCGCAACCATTTTCCCAAAACCTTCAGCAACTCCCAGAACGACTGAATCATTCGTCGCAGCGACACCTTGGCGATCACCACCAGGGCCACAAGCATGAGGATCAGGAAAAGCCCGCCGGCGAAAAAGGGTTTCAATTCCGCGCGAAAAAAGCGGTGGAGAAAAAGGCCGACCATTCCACCGGTGTGAATAGACATGCCGTCAACAACCGCCTGGGGATACAGGCAGGTGATAAACCCCGATGCAGCCAGGACAAGAAGCAGGTACCCGGCACTCTTGGTTCCCATGCGGGCAATGCCGCGGTTCAGGAAAAAATGCACCGTCACCATCAACAGGAAAAACACCACGCCGTACGCGGCATATCCCAACAAATTGAACAACACGGCTGCCAGCTGGGCCCCCAAGCGCCCGCCGTAATTGGAAACAGTTTCCCGCATGGAGGAATGAAAAAAACTGGGATCCACCGGAGAGAAACTGAAAACGGAAAAAATCAGGAACACCGACAAAAAGAGAAAAAGAATGCCCAGGATCTCGTTGCGCAGTGTGAGTTCCGGTTCCGGCCCCTTTGTCGAGCGGTGCTTCGCCATTTGCATCCACTATACCCGCGGGGCGAGATCAAGTCAAGATTTCAACAAAGGGTTCCCGGTGGCAGGCGGGGCGAAAGAATTTTCGCCCCTTGTAACCAACTCTTCAACTCTTCAACTTTAATCTCGGCGTAAGCGTCTGAATCATATCGGCCGTCATGGACTCCAGGTCATACTCAGGGGTCCACCCCCACTCCTGCCTGGCGGCGCTGTCGTCCATGCGATCCGGCCAGGAATCGGCGATCGCCTGGCGCATGGAGTCGACTTCGTAACGGATCTCAAAGTCGGGGATATGACGGCGGATCTCTTGCGCCAGTTCAGCTGGAGTAATGCTCATGGCTGTCACGTTAAACGCGTTACGATGAACCAGTTTGTCACCCGGCGTCTGCATGATTCGCAGCGCGGCATTCAGCGCGTCCGGCATGTACATCATATCCAGTGCCGTATCAGGTTTCAGGAAACACGTGTATTTTCCTTGGCGAATGGCGTCGTAAAAAATCTCCACCGCGTAGTCCGTGGTACCGCCCCCGGGAAGGGTCTCATTAGAGATAATCCCGGGATAACGCACGCCGCGGACATCAACCCCGAAACGCTCGTGGTAGTAGTCACAAAGGAGTTCACCGGCCACCTTGGTCACACCGTAGATGCTCGTGGGACGTTGAAGTGTGTCCTGGGGAGTATCCTGCTTGGGGGTGTCCGGACCGAAAGCGGCGATGGAACTGGGCACAAAAACCGCGCAACCATTGCTTCTGGCCAATTCCAACACGTTGACCAATCCGTCCATGTTGACTTTCCAGGCCAGTTGCGGCTTGCGCTCACCCACCGCGGACAGAATCGCCGCCAGGTGAAAAACCGTATCGATCCGGTACTTTTGCACCACTTGCTCCATCTCTTTGGCGCAGGTGACATCCAAACGCTCAAATGGACCTTCACGTAGAAACTCCGCGGAAGGCTCCTTCAGGTCCGCTCCCACAACGTTTTCCTTTCCGAAACGGTTGATCAAAAGACGCTTTAACTCGGTTCCAATTTGCCCCGAAGAGCCGGTTACCAGGATTCGCTTCATTCACACACCTCTGCCAAGTCTGGAATGCCCCAGTGTAGCGGATCGCCTGGAATCTTGTCAAGCACACCGACATTATACCTGCTGTTGGAAAAGCTGATTCTATCCCCTTTGGCTGTGGTTTCCGGCCTGCGGATCGTTGGCATAACCTTCCAGGCGAAAAACGGCTCTCCGGTCGCAACCGGTTGCATCCCTCCCGAAAATAGGGTATATTCACAATTTGCACCCCGGGGACGGGCCCTGTTGATCAGGAAATTTGCGCCCTGCCGATCCGCATCAACAACGACGCATTACCTAGGAGGCTCCATGACGGAACAGAAAGCCACGAACGTGGTCTGGCATGAACATACGGTAAAAAGAGAGGAACGAGAACAATTGCTACGACAGAAAGGAGCAGTCTTGTGGTTTACCGGCCTACCCTCGAGTGGAAAATCCACCATTGCCAATGCCCTGGCGCGGCGACTGCACCAGGAAGGAAGGCTCTGTTACGTTCTCGATGGAGACAACGTGAGGCACGGTCTAAACAAGGACTTGGGATTTTCACCTAAGGACCGTGAAGAAAACATCCGCCGCATTTCCGAGGTGGCCGCACTTTTCGCTGATTCCGGCACCATCACCACCACGGCTTTTGTATCTCCCTACCGCAAAGACCGGGATTCCTGCCGCCAATTGCTGGGTCCGGACCGGTTTTTTGAGGTTTATGTTAAGACTTCCGTGGAAACCTGTGAAGAGCGTGACCCCAAAGGATTATACAAGAAAGCCCGCAAGGGCGTGATTCCCGAATTCACCGGCGTCTCCGCTCCATACGAAGCCCCATTGCATCCGGAAATTACCCTGGACACTGAGTCCCTGAACGTCGAAGAAGAAGTCAACATCATCCTGGACCACCTGCGCGAGAAGGGAATTATATAATTAGAGTTGGAGGGTTGGAAAGTTGGAGTTGCAGAGTTGGAAAGTTGCAGAGTTGAAGAGGGAAGAAGTTGATGAGTTATATTCAAAAGTTGTGTACGGAAGGTGGCAGGTGGCAGGAGTCAGTCATAGGAACGGTTCGCGAACAGCCCATTCTCAATAAGGAATAAAGAAGAAGGAATAAGGCACGAAAATCACGTGGCTTTCTTATTCATTATTCCTTATTCAGTATTCCGGTCTGTTTCCCGCCTCTACTTTTCACTTTTCATCTCTCTAAACTCTATTTGACACTCATTTTTTGTTGTGCTACATAATTTTCAAAGGGGCGGGGCGAGAATCCCGCTAATCATGCATGCAGATCACGGCGCACGGAGACAGCCATATCGGCCGGATTCGCCAGACCAACGAAGACCATTACATCTACGAAAAAATAGGGGATAGAGAGCACCTCTTTGTTGTGGCCGACGGCATGGGGGGGCACCAGGCTGGAGACGTGGCTTCCAGATTGGGATCCCAGAGTTTTGTCGCCAGTTACAAACGCCTGCGCAAGCAGAAGACAGCCATCGCGGACGCCCTGGTTGAGTCCCTGCGCAAAGCCAACGACGCAATCCTGCGCAAAGCCCGGTCGGATCCGGCCAAGAAAGGCATGGGAACCACTTTCAGCGCTGCCGCAATCGATGGCGATCACCTGCACATGATCCACGTTGGAGACTCGCGGATTTACTTGATTCGCAACGGTGTGATCCGGCGTTTGACAACCGATCAGACGTTCGTGGCCAAGATGGTCGAAGACGGCCGCATTACGGAAGAAGAAGCCCGCGATCACCCCCAGAAAAACATCCTGTACATGTCGCTGGGGGCCCGGGAAGAATTTACCCCGGAAATCATCAGCGATTTTCATCTGCAAGAAAAAGACATCCTGGTGCTGTGCTCTGACGGCTTGAACACGCATGTGACGGATGATGTGATCCGGGCGTATGCCGAGTCGTATTATCCCACTGAAGCCGTCCAGGGCCTGATCCGGCGTGCCAATGAAAATGGGGGCATGGACAATATCACTGTGCAAGTGATTCGCCTGGGGCCGGTGGTTGACCTGGATAGCACAGTGGTGTTGCAACGCCCGCAAAAGCGCCGTTTCCCCTTTTTGTGGATCGCGGCCCTGGTCTTGTTGGTGGTTTTGGCGGCGGTCTTGCTGCGGGTAAGAGGTAGTAAAGAGGCACCGGTGATGCCGGCGGAACAACATCGAAGCCAGAAAGCGATCACAGACAGACCCGGCCTTCCTGTTGAAACCCGGATTGTACTGGAGCCGATCAACCTCTCCGCGGATGTTACCCGGATGTTGCAATCCGATCCGCGTCGTCTGGTTCATTTTTCCGCCGATCAGATTTGGATTGTTGTCGAAGATCGCTATCTATTGGTCAACCTGAAGCATGCGGGCCATGCGGACCCGTTTTCGCTGGCCGAAGGAGACCGGCCAATCCCGAACGCCATGAATCAAAGGCTGATCTTGCGGCGCGGCAAGCCCGGAACGGCGGACTATTCTGTTCAGCAGGAAACGGGCGGTTCGCCACTGCTGCGCCTGCGGGCGGGTGACTCCACTGACGGAATCGATCAGTTGTCGCGCACGGTTTCCATATCCGGGCTTAATTCGCCTGTAATTCCCTTGTTTGTTAACGAACATTTTTTTGCCTTTACCGCGTCCAATCATTTCTTTGTGGTACAAAACCCTTTAAATGAAAACCATCGCCTGCAAT
This sequence is a window from Candidatus Aminicenantes bacterium. Protein-coding genes within it:
- a CDS encoding Stp1/IreP family PP2C-type Ser/Thr phosphatase, with protein sequence MQITAHGDSHIGRIRQTNEDHYIYEKIGDREHLFVVADGMGGHQAGDVASRLGSQSFVASYKRLRKQKTAIADALVESLRKANDAILRKARSDPAKKGMGTTFSAAAIDGDHLHMIHVGDSRIYLIRNGVIRRLTTDQTFVAKMVEDGRITEEEARDHPQKNILYMSLGAREEFTPEIISDFHLQEKDILVLCSDGLNTHVTDDVIRAYAESYYPTEAVQGLIRRANENGGMDNITVQVIRLGPVVDLDSTVVLQRPQKRRFPFLWIAALVLLVVLAAVLLRVRGSKEAPVMPAEQHRSQKAITDRPGLPVETRIVLEPINLSADVTRMLQSDPRRLVHFSADQIWIVVEDRYLLVNLKHAGHADPFSLAEGDRPIPNAMNQRLILRRGKPGTADYSVQQETGGSPLLRLRAGDSTDGIDQLSRTVSISGLNSPVIPLFVNEHFFAFTASNHFFVVQNPLNENHRLQLVKCLSGDKTPIPLYSLKLDGSDGILLYFSNQDRQLHTCRFSAAGKTIKRVIPFAFSRPPLGVEYLPDGRVMAYFSDGATLLDMNGESHAVALDELSVNLRLEHVMAAPLKADRVAVTMDGKVFRVRIE
- a CDS encoding L-threonine 3-dehydrogenase codes for the protein MKRILVTGSSGQIGTELKRLLINRFGKENVVGADLKEPSAEFLREGPFERLDVTCAKEMEQVVQKYRIDTVFHLAAILSAVGERKPQLAWKVNMDGLVNVLELARSNGCAVFVPSSIAAFGPDTPKQDTPQDTLQRPTSIYGVTKVAGELLCDYYHERFGVDVRGVRYPGIISNETLPGGGTTDYAVEIFYDAIRQGKYTCFLKPDTALDMMYMPDALNAALRIMQTPGDKLVHRNAFNVTAMSITPAELAQEIRRHIPDFEIRYEVDSMRQAIADSWPDRMDDSAARQEWGWTPEYDLESMTADMIQTLTPRLKLKS
- a CDS encoding UDP-2,3-diacylglucosamine diphosphatase, whose amino-acid sequence is MGRIYLVSDIHAGDPAAEPGRRDFLCFLQYLENRSGDLFILGDLFDFWFEWRHVVPKGVFDILYQLRRLVDAGWRVVFLPGNHDFAPGDFLSRQVGLELPGENMVLDFGGKRFFLAHGDGLAAHDRGYRVLKKILHNPLSQALFRHLLPADWGMALAKVTSRGSRRHLSIDHEAWAKDYLAAARRYFSNGFDGVVLGHVHEPLLVREGNHVYANCGDWLEHRSCIVGEAGKLFLADWEAETKRLQKRSPGVE
- a CDS encoding 3-deoxy-D-manno-octulosonate 8-phosphate phosphatase (forms homotetramers; catalyzes hydrolysis of KDO 8-P to KDO and inorganic phosphate; functions in lipopolysaccharide biosynthesis) — protein: MRDCCTCMTCGVRRCFNMNMDQKELARRIRMIVIDVDGTLSDGRFFVLPDGQQVKSFDVKDGTGIVFAGLAGIITAIITGKRSEAVRRRVEELGINEYYEGVHNKTMPFNELLEKYDLSKEEVAYIGDDIGDAEVMGMVGFSAAVGDAHPLIKRISHFIAKRYGGRGAVREVIDFILDAQERWPEIFVKLNSQENAEETLRKING
- the cysC gene encoding adenylyl-sulfate kinase, coding for MTEQKATNVVWHEHTVKREEREQLLRQKGAVLWFTGLPSSGKSTIANALARRLHQEGRLCYVLDGDNVRHGLNKDLGFSPKDREENIRRISEVAALFADSGTITTTAFVSPYRKDRDSCRQLLGPDRFFEVYVKTSVETCEERDPKGLYKKARKGVIPEFTGVSAPYEAPLHPEITLDTESLNVEEEVNIILDHLREKGII
- a CDS encoding KpsF/GutQ family sugar-phosphate isomerase encodes the protein MDCLEIARHVLRTESKAIELAVQRLDSRFTEAVDLVFGARGRVVITGMGKSGLVGKKIAATLTSTGTPAVFLHPSEALHGDIGIIMEDDIVVALSTSGETLEVVRLINLIRRIGVKLIALVGREESTLARESDCFIDCSVENEACPIGLVPTTSTTLTLAMGDALAIALMEKKGFREENFRFNHPGGSIGKKLLKVAHLMHSGEAAPRVRPHDPMESVIREIDQKRFGVAVVADENDLVVGVITDGDLRRNLLRDPGLLQRRAVDCMTPNPLQVTEDRLAVEALKEMEDHRITSLVVTRGGRLAGLLHLHDLWRTEMF
- a CDS encoding 3-deoxy-8-phosphooctulonate synthase, which produces MQRGFSVGNLDITANPPFFILGPCVIEGRSGTIEIARQIRKLADELDLGVVFKASFDKANRSSLTSFRGPGLREGLEVLRAVREETGLPVISDIHEPAQAESAGKVLDALQIPAFLCRQTDLLLAAGDTGLPVNVKKGQFMAPGDMARVVEKIHSTGNRRVMLTERGSFFGYHDLVVDFRSIPIMKSLEVPVVIDATHAVQRPAEGNVSGGQPQFIPHIAAAGVVCGADGVFLEVHPHPQKALSDGANSLSLKDLGKLLIRLRKLHGVT
- a CDS encoding DNA translocase FtsK, translated to MQMAKHRSTKGPEPELTLRNEILGILFLFLSVFLIFSVFSFSPVDPSFFHSSMRETVSNYGGRLGAQLAAVLFNLLGYAAYGVVFFLLMVTVHFFLNRGIARMGTKSAGYLLLVLAASGFITCLYPQAVVDGMSIHTGGMVGLFLHRFFRAELKPFFAGGLFLILMLVALVVIAKVSLRRMIQSFWELLKVLGKWLREARKVFLKRRSAQKVRAKYRRETQPPSGKTRNKPAKEKAGPAPKAAEARRIAREPSRLPEESFLFADEETGLMQSSAYTAPPLTYLDAVTEQSQIDFKELDRKRDELTAALEEFRIQGNIREYTPGPVITTYEFEPDSGVKVKDVTNLSEDLALAVKAQYVRIERILGKRAIGIEIPNRKREIIHLREILESDEYRRSSSPLTLALGKTKSGEIFITDLREMPHLIVAGATGSGKSVAIHSIILSILYKAPPADVKFVLIDPKRVELAIYNRLPHLLTPVVVNNKLAKNALDWAVWEMEQRYQKIARLQVRNIDQYNKKLDLLIQSGDELLDRLEDTERIPYVVIIIDEFADLMLESSREIEDDVARIAQKARAVGIHLILATQRPSTDVITGTIKNNFPSRIAMAVPSKFDSRTIVDVMGAEKLLGNGDMLFLPPKTASLIRLHGAYVSEEEAMRVINFLAKKEKPRYDTQVVKPRSTSPGGAGESDLDELFNEAAAIVIETGQASASFLQRRMRIGYARAGRLIDQLEAREVVSPPNSRSQREVLMSMGDLENLNATEDDLED
- a CDS encoding HDIG domain-containing protein yields the protein MNHRKIETIFLDLHKISKKELREKVVQTWAESIRRGGWEVEELKDVPFTLLIADTDVDLVQHTNNVTRTALVIAKELDGYYDGLKIDMDILLAGALLHDVAKLMEYDRRDGKVVKSEMGQYLRHPISGAAMAAKHGLPDEVVHIIGSHSKEGNFAKRTVEAIIVHHADFLNFEPFHQ